In a single window of the Actinomycetes bacterium genome:
- a CDS encoding acyl-CoA carboxylase subunit beta — protein MAESLAEIDDLLTQVTRGGGTTDADKANRSVGRLRSRGKMLPRERIEYLLDPMSGFLELSPLAGWGTDDPLGGGIVTGIGTISGTECMVIANDPTVKGGSQGPTAVRKGLRAMDIARENRLPLVSLTESGGADLPKQADIFVPGGASFKNLTQLSAAGIPTITLVFGSSTAGGAYVPGMSDYVVLQKEAARVYLGGPPLVKMAIDEDADDEQLGGAEMHARTSGLADYLAEDEADALRIGRQIVSHLRWRKQGPGPDEAAAAPLYDPEELLGIPSADVRMPFEAREVLARVVDGSEFEEFKPLYGTTLVTGWGHIGGFPVGVLANNGILFSEESHKGAQFIQLCNRMDVPILFAQNITGFMVGTKYEQGGIIKDGAKLINAVSNSSVPHITLMMGASYGAGNYGMSGRAYDPRFVFSWPNHRIAVMGPKQLAGVLNIVARQKTEKAGAEFDEAAFAPIRDAFENQVESESTSLFATGRIWDDGIIDPRDTRAVLTMALSAAHSGPVQGTSGYGVWRM, from the coding sequence ATGGCTGAGAGCCTGGCCGAGATAGACGACCTGCTGACTCAGGTAACCCGTGGTGGCGGTACCACGGATGCCGACAAGGCGAATCGCAGCGTCGGGCGATTACGTTCTCGCGGCAAAATGTTGCCGCGAGAGCGAATCGAGTACTTGCTGGACCCGATGTCGGGCTTTCTCGAGCTATCACCGTTGGCCGGTTGGGGCACTGACGATCCCCTCGGGGGTGGCATTGTCACCGGGATTGGCACTATCTCGGGTACCGAGTGCATGGTGATTGCCAACGATCCGACCGTGAAGGGTGGTTCCCAGGGGCCGACGGCAGTTCGTAAGGGACTACGTGCGATGGATATCGCCCGCGAGAACCGGTTGCCGCTTGTCAGTCTGACTGAGTCAGGTGGTGCGGACCTGCCCAAGCAGGCCGACATCTTCGTGCCCGGCGGAGCATCCTTTAAGAACCTGACGCAACTTTCTGCAGCGGGTATCCCCACCATCACGTTGGTGTTCGGCTCGAGCACCGCGGGCGGGGCCTACGTGCCCGGGATGAGCGACTACGTCGTACTGCAGAAAGAGGCGGCTCGGGTGTATCTGGGCGGTCCGCCGCTGGTAAAGATGGCGATCGACGAAGACGCAGACGACGAGCAACTCGGCGGTGCGGAAATGCATGCCAGAACCAGCGGGCTAGCCGACTACTTGGCTGAGGACGAGGCGGATGCGCTTCGGATCGGCCGGCAAATCGTGTCTCATCTGCGGTGGCGAAAACAAGGACCAGGACCGGATGAAGCAGCGGCAGCCCCGTTGTACGACCCAGAAGAACTGCTCGGCATCCCGAGTGCCGATGTACGGATGCCCTTCGAGGCGCGCGAGGTACTAGCCCGGGTCGTTGATGGTTCGGAGTTTGAAGAGTTCAAACCGCTGTATGGCACCACCCTGGTGACCGGCTGGGGTCATATTGGTGGTTTCCCGGTTGGCGTCCTGGCCAACAACGGGATCTTGTTCAGCGAAGAGAGCCACAAAGGCGCTCAGTTCATTCAACTGTGCAACCGGATGGACGTACCGATCCTGTTCGCGCAAAACATCACCGGCTTCATGGTCGGCACCAAATACGAACAGGGCGGCATCATCAAAGACGGTGCCAAGTTGATCAACGCGGTATCCAACAGCAGCGTGCCGCACATCACCTTGATGATGGGTGCCTCCTACGGTGCCGGAAACTACGGCATGAGCGGTCGAGCCTATGACCCACGGTTCGTCTTCAGTTGGCCCAACCACCGCATCGCTGTAATGGGGCCCAAACAGTTGGCCGGGGTACTGAACATCGTTGCTCGGCAAAAGACCGAAAAAGCCGGAGCGGAGTTTGACGAGGCAGCTTTCGCCCCTATCCGCGATGCCTTTGAAAACCAGGTGGAATCGGAATCGACCAGCTTGTTCGCGACTGGACGCATCTGGGACGACGGCATCATCGATCCACGAGACACCCGCGCGGTGCTGACCATGGCGCTTTCCGCCGCCCATTCCGGACCAGTGCAAGGTACTAGCGGCTACGGCGTTTGGCGGATGTGA
- a CDS encoding ATP-grasp domain-containing protein, with product MSRNEENMPVEATIRRVLVANRGEIAIRVFDTAREMGITCVAVYSDADRNGRHVRAADLAVHLPGNASADTYLNIPAILAAAKRTEADAIHPGYGFLAENPEFAEAVVGAGLTWIGPPPEAIRAMALKVEAKNAAAAAGVPLVPGAELDADLTEVQIAERAEQVGYPVMIKASAGGGGKGMRVVSQPDELLPAVEGARRESQSSFGDPTVFLERYLPRARHVEVQVFGDQHGNYLHLFDRECSIQRRHQKIIEEAPSPGTTDVTRERMYTAALSLAARIGYVGAGTVEFLVSGDGDAQEFFFLEMNTRLQVEHRVTEEITGTDLVQWQILVAQGKEFTVEQDDLDIDGHAIEVRLYAEDPSQGFLPSVGKIGQFASPSALGAVVDASYSAGDSVPQFYDPLLAKITTSGPDRQTTTQEMLQALSETTVTGVTTNRDMLLAILGSFPFFAGDTTTAFLEEHPGLLAGNLLPEGQNPPPALVVAAAFHHLDTVDAADHWITDVFAGNLSADPVPPRFRNVSGTPGFLGLQYGSGESARRVWVLHESGRDNRWRVWLNPGEEPYSAEREFIGEVRVTRPAPDEDALPDQFLLVEIDGLVSRIETDTDEAGIRVVGVDGRFQFRPISVGEQNDAGTGDQGPVSPLPGTVAAIEVEPGQQVNEGETLVVLEAMKMEHRITADSDGTIDQVLVTPGQSVEAHQVLVTFAAGGDDD from the coding sequence ATGAGTCGAAACGAGGAAAACATGCCAGTAGAGGCAACTATCCGACGAGTCCTGGTCGCCAACCGGGGCGAGATAGCGATTCGAGTGTTCGACACGGCTCGTGAGATGGGAATCACCTGCGTGGCGGTGTATTCGGATGCAGATCGAAACGGTCGACATGTGCGCGCCGCCGACTTGGCGGTGCATCTTCCCGGCAATGCCTCCGCAGACACATATCTGAACATCCCGGCGATCTTGGCTGCTGCGAAGCGCACTGAGGCTGATGCCATCCACCCCGGCTATGGCTTTCTAGCGGAGAATCCAGAGTTTGCCGAAGCGGTAGTTGGCGCTGGCCTGACCTGGATTGGGCCACCTCCGGAAGCGATCCGCGCCATGGCGCTGAAAGTGGAAGCGAAGAACGCCGCGGCTGCCGCGGGAGTTCCGCTGGTCCCCGGCGCAGAACTAGACGCCGACCTAACCGAGGTACAGATCGCTGAGCGAGCTGAGCAGGTTGGCTATCCGGTGATGATCAAGGCATCTGCTGGCGGTGGCGGCAAGGGCATGCGAGTGGTGTCACAGCCCGATGAGTTGTTGCCTGCGGTTGAAGGGGCCCGGCGAGAGTCGCAATCTTCCTTTGGCGATCCGACAGTATTTCTGGAGCGCTACTTGCCGCGGGCTCGCCACGTCGAAGTGCAGGTCTTTGGCGACCAGCATGGCAACTACCTGCATCTATTCGATCGGGAATGTTCGATTCAACGGCGCCACCAAAAGATCATCGAAGAGGCTCCGTCCCCCGGAACTACTGATGTGACTCGGGAACGCATGTACACCGCTGCGCTGTCCCTGGCAGCCCGGATCGGTTATGTCGGAGCAGGAACGGTGGAGTTTCTGGTGTCCGGGGACGGTGATGCGCAGGAGTTCTTCTTCCTCGAGATGAACACCCGACTGCAGGTGGAGCACCGAGTTACGGAAGAAATCACCGGTACCGATTTGGTGCAGTGGCAGATCCTGGTTGCTCAAGGTAAAGAGTTCACCGTTGAGCAGGATGATCTCGACATCGACGGCCACGCCATCGAGGTTCGGTTGTATGCGGAGGACCCATCCCAGGGCTTCCTGCCCAGCGTGGGCAAGATTGGTCAGTTTGCGTCGCCCAGCGCTCTCGGAGCAGTGGTCGATGCCTCGTATTCGGCCGGGGATTCGGTTCCGCAGTTCTATGACCCGTTGCTTGCCAAGATCACGACGTCTGGCCCCGACCGGCAAACCACTACCCAGGAGATGCTGCAGGCATTATCGGAGACCACCGTCACCGGAGTCACCACGAATCGGGACATGCTGCTCGCGATTTTGGGTTCGTTTCCGTTTTTCGCCGGCGACACCACAACCGCCTTCCTGGAAGAGCACCCTGGTTTGCTCGCCGGAAACCTGCTGCCGGAAGGCCAGAATCCGCCGCCAGCACTAGTAGTGGCGGCGGCTTTCCATCATCTCGACACCGTAGATGCCGCTGATCACTGGATCACCGATGTGTTCGCAGGCAACCTGAGTGCCGACCCAGTGCCGCCGCGGTTCCGCAACGTGAGTGGCACGCCGGGGTTCCTTGGCCTGCAGTACGGCTCGGGTGAGTCCGCGCGCCGTGTATGGGTACTGCATGAGTCCGGCCGCGATAACCGTTGGCGGGTATGGCTGAATCCTGGCGAGGAACCCTACAGCGCAGAACGGGAGTTCATCGGCGAGGTGCGGGTTACCCGGCCGGCCCCGGATGAAGATGCGTTGCCGGATCAGTTTCTGTTGGTGGAGATCGACGGACTTGTGAGTCGGATCGAGACTGATACCGACGAGGCGGGTATCCGCGTGGTGGGGGTAGATGGCAGATTCCAGTTCCGGCCAATATCGGTCGGCGAACAAAATGACGCAGGTACCGGCGATCAAGGTCCGGTATCCCCACTGCCAGGAACTGTCGCTGCCATTGAGGTAGAGCCCGGGCAGCAGGTCAACGAGGGCGAGACGCTGGTTGTACTGGAGGCCATGAAAATGGAGCACCGCATCACTGCGGATAGCGACGGCACCATCGATCAGGTGCTCGTGACACCGGGACAGTCGGTGGAAGCGCACCAGGTGCTAGTAACTTTCGCGGCAGGGGGCGACGATGACTGA